Proteins co-encoded in one Saprospira grandis genomic window:
- a CDS encoding TIGR02594 family protein, whose product MANFDKIQARLEQYNATLDQLKELFMSDGKIDAQEQEQINQIEAAIARLGERIGSATAAATAAAETPAETGSETPAAETPAPAASSISGSVGKGGDNKEADVKLVQELLKKKGQNVAVDGDCGPKTIAAIKAFQQAEFGWQDGRIDPGGKSWGALSGGSSSSSSEDSSSSDSSSADAAATTEEAAPTGDPVPIKDLQGSVGQGGKNNPDDVKVVQTLLREEFDYKVDISGTCDNKTITAISNFQATKLGVSKPDGRVDPGGKSWKGLNGEGLQEAAIPGPMNKPNWIKVAESELGVTEIPGAEDNPRVIEYHSTTGGFRDDETPWCASFVNWVMNKAGQGGTGSAMAMSWAKYGKKVDKPAYGAIAVLSYGGGKGHVGFVVGKKGGNVLLLGGNQSNMVKISAFGTSKIHAYVFPNNFEVPENYYTFGEAEGDFETTDFSQTR is encoded by the coding sequence ATGGCAAATTTTGATAAAATCCAAGCTCGCTTGGAGCAGTATAATGCAACCCTTGACCAACTCAAGGAGCTCTTTATGAGTGATGGGAAAATTGATGCCCAAGAACAAGAGCAAATCAACCAAATTGAAGCCGCTATTGCCCGCCTAGGCGAGCGCATTGGCTCAGCTACCGCTGCGGCAACTGCCGCCGCAGAAACTCCTGCCGAAACAGGCAGCGAAACGCCTGCCGCAGAAACTCCCGCTCCTGCAGCCTCTTCTATTTCGGGCTCAGTGGGCAAAGGCGGAGACAATAAAGAGGCCGATGTGAAATTGGTACAAGAACTACTAAAGAAAAAGGGCCAAAATGTAGCCGTAGATGGCGACTGTGGACCAAAAACCATCGCCGCTATCAAAGCTTTCCAACAAGCAGAGTTTGGCTGGCAAGATGGCCGCATTGATCCAGGCGGGAAAAGCTGGGGCGCCCTTTCTGGCGGAAGCTCTTCTAGCTCTTCAGAGGATAGCAGCAGCTCAGATAGCAGTAGCGCTGATGCTGCAGCCACAACAGAAGAAGCTGCTCCAACTGGAGATCCCGTTCCAATTAAGGACCTTCAAGGTTCTGTGGGCCAAGGCGGAAAAAATAATCCCGATGATGTCAAGGTGGTCCAAACCCTTCTCCGTGAAGAGTTTGACTACAAAGTGGACATCAGCGGAACTTGCGATAATAAGACCATTACCGCAATTAGTAATTTCCAAGCCACTAAATTGGGCGTAAGCAAACCCGATGGCCGTGTAGATCCAGGCGGAAAAAGCTGGAAGGGCCTCAATGGCGAAGGCCTACAAGAAGCCGCTATCCCTGGCCCAATGAATAAACCCAATTGGATCAAGGTAGCAGAGTCTGAGCTGGGCGTTACCGAAATCCCTGGCGCAGAAGATAACCCCCGAGTAATTGAGTATCACTCGACTACTGGTGGCTTCCGCGATGATGAGACGCCTTGGTGCGCCTCTTTTGTCAATTGGGTAATGAATAAAGCCGGCCAAGGTGGAACAGGCAGCGCAATGGCAATGTCTTGGGCCAAATATGGTAAAAAGGTGGATAAACCCGCCTATGGCGCTATTGCCGTTTTGAGCTATGGTGGCGGAAAAGGCCATGTGGGCTTTGTGGTCGGCAAAAAGGGCGGCAATGTCTTGCTTTTGGGCGGCAACCAAAGCAATATGGTAAAGATCTCCGCTTTTGGTACAAGCAAGATTCATGCTTACGTTTTCCCCAATAACTTTGAGGTTCCGGAAAACTACTATACCTTCGGCGAAGCAGAAGGCGACTTTGAGACGACAGATTTCTCTCAAACTCGATAG